A region from the Musa acuminata AAA Group cultivar baxijiao chromosome BXJ1-10, Cavendish_Baxijiao_AAA, whole genome shotgun sequence genome encodes:
- the LOC103999854 gene encoding uncharacterized protein LOC103999854 isoform X1, which produces MLFSISTSTSNTKSTSNWLERLHSSRGFSVPAHLHLDHFLSPDSASNPSPNSPPPPPPPPPPPPPEEVLSDPPPPEPLANPRRRKKHLQPPPPPGASTDGKQRLFDLVGGVLAELFVMGGPPVVRALKAKKSSRKQPNPKVCVPSASASIDGCRSLPATSPPSSADNSVAEAKKSRSKLRRKRGTAGSPVDLDLSAYSRTDVTVIDTSCPGWKSEKVIFRKGIMWKVRDKKVWTLSRKKRKMGLVGRLINEKDKEQPLAEPKVQADEGILASFVEGGDPVDKRDASGKIGDQVPISIRRQKFSRSPRTRTAEDSAFQPNATSSRKNGVSCPRSSPKER; this is translated from the exons ATGCTCTTCTCGATCTCCACTTCCACCTCCAACACCAAGTCGACTTCCAATTGGCTCGAACGCCTCCACAGCTCCAGGGGCTTCTCCGTCCCCGCCCACCTCCACCTCGACCACTTCCTCTCCCCTGATTCTGCTTCCAACCCTAGCCCtaactctcctcctcctcctcctcctcctcctcctccgcctcccccCGAGGAAGTACTCTCCGATCCGCCGCCTCCAGAGCCTCTCGCCAATCCACGCCGCCGGAAAAAACATCTGCAACCGCCTCCGCCCCCGGGCGCTTCTACTGATGGGAAGCAGCGGCTCTTCGATCTCGTGGGCGGTGTCCTCGCGGAGCTCTTTGTTATGGGAGGACCGCCCGTGGTCCGGGCCCTCAAGGCCAAGAAGAGCTCCCGAAAGCAGCCCAACCCTAAGGTCTGCGTACCCTCGGCTTCCGCCAGCATTGACGGCTGCCGTTCCCTTCCGGCGACGTCTCCGCCCTCCAGCGCGGACAACAGTGTGGCCGAGGCCAAGAAGAGCCGGTCAAAGCTGCGGAGAAAGCGGGGCACGGCCGGTAGTCCGGTGGACTTGGACTTGTCGGCGTACTCGAGGACGGATGTGACGGTAATTGATACCAGCTGCCCGGGGTGGAAGTCAGAGAAGGTCATCTTTAGGAAGGGAATTATGTGGAAGGTCCGGGATAAGAAAGTGTGGACATTGAGCAGGAAAAAAAGGAAGATGGGTCTCGTGGGGAGATTGATTAATGAGAAAGACAAGGAACAGCCTCTGGCTGAACCAAAAGTTCAAGCAGATGAGGGGATTTTAGCATCATTTGTTGAA GGTGGTGATCCTGTCGACAAGAGGGATGCTTCTGGAAAGATAGGTGACCAGGTTCCAATTTCCATACGAAG GCAGAAGTTTTCAAGATCCCCACGTACACGAACAGCCGAAGACTCTGCTTTCCAACCAAATGCTACAAGCAGCAGGAAAAATGGTGTATCGTGCCCTAGAAGTTCACCTAAAGAAAGATGA
- the LOC103999854 gene encoding uncharacterized protein LOC103999854 isoform X2 — protein sequence MLFSISTSTSNTKSTSNWLERLHSSRGFSVPAHLHLDHFLSPDSASNPSPNSPPPPPPPPPPPPPEEVLSDPPPPEPLANPRRRKKHLQPPPPPGASTDGKQRLFDLVGGVLAELFVMGGPPVVRALKAKKSSRKQPNPKVCVPSASASIDGCRSLPATSPPSSADNSVAEAKKSRSKLRRKRGTAGSPVDLDLSAYSRTDVTVIDTSCPGWKSEKVIFRKGIMWKVRDKKVWTLSRKKRKMGLVGRLINEKDKEQPLAEPKVQADEGILASFVEGGDPVDKRDASGKIGDQVPISIRRQACLDQY from the exons ATGCTCTTCTCGATCTCCACTTCCACCTCCAACACCAAGTCGACTTCCAATTGGCTCGAACGCCTCCACAGCTCCAGGGGCTTCTCCGTCCCCGCCCACCTCCACCTCGACCACTTCCTCTCCCCTGATTCTGCTTCCAACCCTAGCCCtaactctcctcctcctcctcctcctcctcctcctccgcctcccccCGAGGAAGTACTCTCCGATCCGCCGCCTCCAGAGCCTCTCGCCAATCCACGCCGCCGGAAAAAACATCTGCAACCGCCTCCGCCCCCGGGCGCTTCTACTGATGGGAAGCAGCGGCTCTTCGATCTCGTGGGCGGTGTCCTCGCGGAGCTCTTTGTTATGGGAGGACCGCCCGTGGTCCGGGCCCTCAAGGCCAAGAAGAGCTCCCGAAAGCAGCCCAACCCTAAGGTCTGCGTACCCTCGGCTTCCGCCAGCATTGACGGCTGCCGTTCCCTTCCGGCGACGTCTCCGCCCTCCAGCGCGGACAACAGTGTGGCCGAGGCCAAGAAGAGCCGGTCAAAGCTGCGGAGAAAGCGGGGCACGGCCGGTAGTCCGGTGGACTTGGACTTGTCGGCGTACTCGAGGACGGATGTGACGGTAATTGATACCAGCTGCCCGGGGTGGAAGTCAGAGAAGGTCATCTTTAGGAAGGGAATTATGTGGAAGGTCCGGGATAAGAAAGTGTGGACATTGAGCAGGAAAAAAAGGAAGATGGGTCTCGTGGGGAGATTGATTAATGAGAAAGACAAGGAACAGCCTCTGGCTGAACCAAAAGTTCAAGCAGATGAGGGGATTTTAGCATCATTTGTTGAA GGTGGTGATCCTGTCGACAAGAGGGATGCTTCTGGAAAGATAGGTGACCAGGTTCCAATTTCCATACGAAGGCAAGCTTGCTTGGATCAGTATTGA